Proteins encoded together in one Desulfatiglans sp. window:
- a CDS encoding phosphoribosylaminoimidazolesuccinocarboxamide synthase: protein MASNVITRTDFKDIGTVRRGKVRDVYDMGDKLLIVASDRISAFDVVMDDPVPDKGKILTAISVFWFEKLKKVVENHIISVNPDEYPEPLRRYKKELTGRSMLVKKARPLPVECIVRGYISGSGWNDYKKSGAVCGIPLPKGLTESEILPEPIFTPSTKAELGEHDENISFEKTIDILGKNTAEKIRDLSLTIYETGRKFAAEKGIIIADTKFEFGFIGDKLILIDEVLTPDSSRFWPMDTYKPGGAQKSFDKQYLRDYLNGLDWPKAPPPPRLPSEVIEKTREKYMEALERLTGKGLGY, encoded by the coding sequence ATGGCCAGTAATGTAATAACCAGGACTGACTTTAAGGATATAGGCACTGTAAGGCGCGGAAAGGTAAGGGATGTCTATGATATGGGGGATAAACTCCTTATCGTTGCAAGCGACCGCATATCCGCATTTGATGTTGTAATGGATGACCCTGTGCCTGACAAGGGTAAGATACTTACCGCCATATCGGTCTTCTGGTTTGAAAAACTCAAAAAGGTTGTTGAAAACCATATTATATCGGTAAACCCGGATGAATACCCTGAGCCGTTAAGAAGATATAAAAAGGAGCTTACCGGGAGGAGCATGCTGGTAAAAAAGGCAAGGCCCCTGCCGGTAGAGTGCATTGTAAGGGGTTACATCTCAGGTTCAGGCTGGAATGATTATAAAAAGAGCGGCGCTGTATGCGGCATTCCCCTTCCTAAGGGGCTTACTGAATCGGAGATACTCCCGGAACCCATATTTACTCCATCAACAAAGGCGGAGCTGGGCGAGCATGATGAGAACATCTCCTTTGAAAAGACCATTGATATACTTGGTAAAAACACCGCTGAAAAGATCAGGGACCTTAGCCTTACTATCTATGAAACAGGTAGAAAATTCGCAGCGGAAAAGGGGATCATAATCGCGGATACAAAGTTTGAGTTCGGTTTTATCGGTGATAAACTCATCCTTATTGATGAGGTGCTTACACCTGATTCATCCCGTTTCTGGCCAATGGACACCTATAAACCCGGAGGGGCCCAGAAGAGTTTTGACAAGCAGTACTTAAGGGACTACCTGAACGGTCTTGACTGGCCCAAGGCACCGCCTCCGCCCAGGCTTCCATCTGAGGTTATTGAAAAGACCCGTGAAAAATACATGGAGGCACTTGAAAGACTTACAGGAAAAGGGCTGGGTTATTAA
- the grpE gene encoding nucleotide exchange factor GrpE — MNRNLFDKSKKIDVKADETETKEGVTSAKSEAGSIEITPEETSTDDLLKKIEELKEESKNNYDKYLRSQAEIENILKRNKKDKEEWYKYANEGLIKELLQVIDNLERALTHSCNEESYNAHIEGVELTLKGLKDILTKAGLSEVKTIGEDFDPCLHHAVMQEMSDSVEKGKILKEFQKGYLLNQRLIRPAMVVISKGVSDDNIPDETFQGACEENNIE; from the coding sequence ATGAACAGAAATTTATTCGACAAGAGTAAAAAGATTGATGTCAAGGCAGATGAAACGGAAACAAAAGAGGGTGTTACATCAGCAAAGAGTGAAGCAGGCTCTATAGAAATAACCCCTGAAGAGACCTCAACAGATGATCTTTTAAAAAAGATAGAAGAGCTCAAAGAAGAATCAAAGAATAATTATGATAAATATCTCCGCTCACAGGCGGAAATAGAGAATATTCTAAAGAGGAATAAAAAGGATAAAGAGGAATGGTATAAGTACGCAAATGAGGGGCTCATAAAAGAGCTGCTTCAGGTTATTGATAACCTTGAAAGAGCGCTTACCCACTCCTGCAATGAAGAATCATATAATGCCCACATAGAAGGGGTAGAACTTACACTCAAGGGTCTGAAGGACATACTCACAAAGGCAGGCCTTTCCGAGGTGAAAACCATTGGTGAAGATTTTGACCCGTGCCTTCATCATGCTGTTATGCAGGAGATGAGTGACAGCGTGGAAAAAGGCAAGATACTTAAGGAGTTCCAGAAGGGCTATCTTCTTAACCAGAGATTAATAAGACCTGCCATGGTTGTTATCAGCAAGGGGGTATCTGATGATAACATCCCTGACGAGACCTTCCAGGGGGCATGTGAAGAAAATAATATAGAGTAA
- the dnaK gene encoding molecular chaperone DnaK, producing the protein MGKIIGIDLGTTNSCVAVMEGGDPVVIANQEGSRTTPSIVAFNDKGERLVGQIAKRQAVTNPDNTIFAVKRLIGRKYASPDVQKDVGILPYKITQASNGDAQVTCRGKDYSPAEISSMILVKMKQTAEDYLGEPVTEAVITVPAYFNDSQRQATKDAGKIAGLNVLRIINEPTAASLAYGVDKKGDKKIAVFDLGGGTFDISILEIGEGVFEVKSTNGDTHLGGEDFDNRVVNYLADEFKKDQGIDLKTDKMALQRLKEAAEKAKIELSGSMETDINLPFITADASGPKHLNIKLSRSKLEALVDDLIQRVINPCNIAIKDSGFKVSELDEVILVGGMTRMPKVQEKVKEIFGKEPSKGVNPDEVVALGAAIQGGVLKGDVKDVLLLDVTPLSLGIETLGGVFTKLIEKNTTIPTKKSQVFSTAADNQPAVEIHVLQGEREMAANNKTLGRFQLVGIPAAPRGIPQIEVTFDIDANGIVSVSAKDMGTGKEQSIKITASSGLSEEEIKQLMKDAEMHADEDKKKRELVDAKNMADSMIYTTEKSLKEDVKDLDATSKSAIETAIANLKKAMEGDNVDEIKRLTEELTQASHKIAEAMYAKASAEQQAQQQAGGAGGDSSGKAKDDDVVDADFEEVGKDKN; encoded by the coding sequence ATGGGAAAAATTATAGGAATTGATCTTGGTACTACAAATTCATGTGTTGCTGTTATGGAAGGTGGTGATCCGGTTGTAATTGCCAACCAGGAAGGAAGCAGGACAACACCCTCAATAGTTGCCTTCAATGACAAGGGAGAGAGGCTTGTTGGGCAGATAGCAAAACGTCAGGCTGTGACAAACCCTGACAATACTATCTTTGCGGTAAAAAGGCTTATCGGAAGAAAATACGCATCTCCTGATGTGCAGAAGGATGTGGGCATTCTTCCATACAAGATTACCCAGGCCTCAAATGGTGATGCGCAGGTAACCTGCCGCGGCAAGGACTACAGCCCTGCTGAAATATCATCCATGATCCTTGTAAAGATGAAACAGACCGCAGAGGATTACTTGGGCGAGCCTGTTACAGAGGCGGTAATTACAGTTCCTGCATATTTTAATGACAGCCAGAGACAGGCAACAAAAGATGCCGGCAAGATTGCAGGCTTAAACGTTTTAAGAATAATAAATGAACCTACTGCTGCATCCCTTGCCTATGGAGTAGATAAAAAGGGTGATAAAAAGATAGCAGTATTTGACCTTGGCGGCGGTACATTTGATATATCAATCCTTGAAATAGGCGAGGGCGTGTTTGAGGTTAAATCTACAAATGGCGACACACACCTTGGCGGAGAGGACTTTGACAACAGGGTAGTTAATTATCTGGCCGATGAGTTTAAAAAGGATCAGGGCATTGACCTGAAGACTGACAAGATGGCGCTACAGCGTCTTAAAGAGGCGGCTGAAAAGGCAAAGATAGAGCTTTCAGGCTCAATGGAAACAGATATCAACCTGCCATTTATCACGGCAGATGCGAGCGGCCCGAAACACCTTAACATTAAACTCTCAAGATCAAAATTGGAGGCCCTTGTTGATGACCTTATCCAGAGGGTCATAAACCCCTGCAATATTGCCATCAAGGACTCAGGCTTCAAGGTCAGTGAGCTGGATGAGGTTATCCTTGTCGGCGGTATGACAAGGATGCCCAAGGTACAGGAAAAGGTTAAGGAGATATTTGGTAAGGAGCCCAGCAAGGGTGTAAACCCGGATGAGGTTGTTGCTCTTGGCGCTGCAATCCAGGGCGGTGTGTTAAAGGGAGATGTAAAGGATGTACTTCTTCTGGATGTTACACCCCTCTCACTTGGTATTGAGACCCTTGGCGGTGTCTTTACAAAGCTGATAGAAAAGAACACCACGATCCCGACAAAAAAGAGCCAGGTATTCTCCACCGCCGCTGATAACCAGCCCGCGGTTGAGATACATGTGCTTCAGGGTGAAAGGGAGATGGCCGCAAACAATAAGACCCTTGGTCGCTTCCAGCTTGTGGGTATCCCGGCGGCTCCCAGGGGTATACCCCAGATAGAGGTAACCTTTGACATAGATGCAAATGGTATAGTAAGTGTTTCTGCAAAGGATATGGGCACAGGCAAGGAGCAGTCAATAAAGATAACCGCATCAAGCGGGCTTTCAGAGGAAGAGATCAAGCAGCTTATGAAAGACGCTGAGATGCATGCCGATGAAGACAAGAAAAAGAGGGAGCTTGTTGACGCAAAGAACATGGCTGACAGCATGATCTATACAACAGAAAAATCCCTCAAAGAAGATGTAAAAGATCTGGATGCAACCTCAAAGTCAGCGATTGAAACGGCCATTGCAAACCTGAAAAAGGCAATGGAAGGAGACAATGTTGACGAGATCAAGCGCCTGACAGAAGAGCTTACACAGGCATCACACAAAATAGCTGAGGCCATGTATGCAAAGGCCAGTGCAGAGCAGCAGGCGCAGCAGCAGGCAGGCGGAGCAGGTGGCGACTCTTCCGGCAAGGCAAAGGATGATGATGTTGTTGATGCGGACTTTGAGGAAGTTGGCAAGGATAAAAACTAG
- a CDS encoding ABC transporter substrate-binding protein has protein sequence MHFTKFLIKKAVPVILSGMAFLFFSCGAMHKGVLSEKRVRTAPGYSNALADYEAGRYGNALEAFNRILKNRPDHPDARIIRYYRIFSLYHTGDYKGVVYYAADWLKDYPESPERYKMQRLIGDANMAMGLMHEACFWMTVSIKTAKATGISGDYEGETVKVVNDIISMTSEADLNRIKKLDGISRFMPAINLRQAEIALARNAFVQAKRLATLAVNSASEQNDTVLVTKGRELLSRISETKEENIIATKKVIGCLLPLKGDYALYGEELLNGIELGLDIFGAGEAGAPIELVIKNTNASPEDTITAITELIQKEKVIAILGPLSQAASAAAAKKAQEHGVPIITFTQKPSIIKEGNCVFRNYLTPEKEVDALVTKAIGDMGMLRFGIFYPETSYGKYLMNLFWDRVDEMGGIITAVESYKPGDTDFAEGIKKMAGLYYPRPKSVIERLKAEMLALAGIVDAEVIPGQEYTPETHASASGTALPHEGIGLEPMYDMEAATEEALVDDNPDAEIDTERPDIEQADNIKPGADASDMARIEYHATTDPIVDFDAVFIPDNSRNIALIAPQFPFYNVFNVPFLGTSLWLSGDLLKTTSEYIQGAVFPTGFYADNESTGIMDFVNQYRDIYGKEPGILAATGFDTIKMMSVLFTENDINTRSDFKQALIEYKNYSGVTGQISFDEDGEVEKMPTLLTIHGKGYHILK, from the coding sequence GTGCATTTCACTAAATTCCTTATAAAAAAGGCTGTTCCCGTGATTTTATCGGGAATGGCCTTTCTCTTTTTTTCCTGCGGGGCAATGCATAAGGGGGTGCTGTCTGAAAAGAGAGTAAGAACTGCGCCAGGCTATTCAAATGCCCTGGCAGATTATGAGGCAGGCAGGTATGGCAATGCCCTTGAGGCATTCAACCGGATACTCAAAAACAGGCCGGATCACCCTGATGCCCGCATTATCAGGTATTACAGGATTTTCTCTCTATACCACACAGGTGATTATAAAGGTGTTGTTTACTATGCAGCAGATTGGTTAAAGGATTACCCTGAGAGCCCTGAACGTTACAAGATGCAGAGGCTGATTGGTGATGCAAACATGGCAATGGGTCTCATGCATGAGGCCTGCTTCTGGATGACTGTCTCCATTAAGACAGCAAAAGCAACAGGTATATCAGGAGATTATGAGGGTGAAACTGTCAAAGTTGTTAATGATATTATCAGTATGACGAGTGAGGCAGACCTGAACAGGATCAAAAAACTTGACGGTATAAGCAGATTCATGCCTGCCATAAACCTGAGGCAGGCTGAAATAGCCCTTGCCAGAAATGCATTCGTGCAGGCAAAAAGGCTTGCAACCCTTGCTGTTAATTCCGCATCTGAGCAAAACGATACAGTGCTTGTCACAAAAGGCAGAGAGCTCTTATCCCGGATTTCTGAAACAAAAGAAGAAAACATCATTGCAACCAAAAAGGTTATAGGTTGTCTTTTGCCGCTCAAGGGTGACTACGCTTTATACGGGGAGGAACTCCTGAACGGGATTGAGCTTGGTCTTGATATATTCGGCGCAGGAGAGGCGGGAGCCCCCATAGAACTTGTTATAAAGAATACCAATGCCTCACCCGAAGATACAATTACTGCGATTACCGAATTAATCCAGAAGGAGAAGGTTATTGCCATCCTTGGCCCCCTTTCTCAGGCTGCATCTGCTGCTGCTGCAAAAAAGGCGCAGGAGCATGGTGTGCCGATCATAACCTTTACCCAGAAACCCTCTATCATAAAAGAGGGAAACTGTGTATTCAGGAACTATCTGACACCTGAAAAGGAGGTGGATGCCCTTGTGACAAAGGCTATTGGCGACATGGGCATGCTGAGGTTTGGGATATTTTACCCTGAAACCTCCTATGGTAAATACCTGATGAATCTCTTCTGGGACAGGGTGGATGAGATGGGTGGTATAATAACCGCAGTTGAGTCTTATAAACCGGGTGATACTGACTTTGCTGAAGGCATTAAGAAGATGGCCGGGCTTTACTATCCACGTCCAAAGTCGGTTATTGAAAGGCTAAAGGCTGAGATGCTTGCCCTGGCAGGCATAGTAGATGCGGAGGTTATCCCCGGTCAGGAATATACCCCTGAGACCCATGCTAGCGCTTCAGGTACAGCTTTACCTCACGAGGGGATTGGCCTGGAACCAATGTATGATATGGAAGCTGCCACAGAAGAGGCCCTGGTCGATGATAACCCTGATGCAGAAATAGATACTGAGCGGCCTGATATCGAACAGGCCGATAATATAAAACCCGGGGCAGATGCCTCTGACATGGCACGTATAGAATATCATGCAACAACAGACCCAATAGTGGATTTTGATGCGGTGTTCATACCTGACAACAGCCGGAATATTGCGCTTATTGCGCCGCAGTTCCCTTTTTACAATGTCTTTAATGTCCCCTTCTTAGGCACCAGCCTCTGGCTCTCAGGTGACCTTTTAAAAACCACGTCCGAATACATTCAGGGGGCTGTTTTCCCCACAGGTTTTTATGCGGATAATGAATCCACAGGCATTATGGATTTCGTAAACCAGTACAGGGATATTTATGGCAAAGAGCCTGGGATTCTTGCTGCTACCGGGTTTGACACCATAAAGATGATGAGCGTTCTTTTTACTGAAAATGATATCAATACCAGGTCTGATTTTAAGCAGGCACTCATTGAATATAAGAACTACTCAGGAGTGACAGGACAGATATCATTTGATGAAGATGGCGAGGTTGAAAAGATGCCCACGCTCCTAACCATTCATGGTAAAGGTTATCATATTCTGAAATAG
- the tatC gene encoding twin-arginine translocase subunit TatC, whose amino-acid sequence MTDEAKQPFMSHLEELRKRLIRAFIAVGIGFCCAYYFAEELFGILTAPLTKNMPEGSSLIFTGLPEMFFIELKTAFVAGILVASPVIFYQIWKFVAPGLYPDEKRYVAPFVISSTVLFISGALFGYFIVFPVGFKFFLGYSSESLRAMPSVQQYFGFASKMLLAFGLVFELPVVLFFLTKMGLVTVPFLKKHRKYAFLFAFIVGAILTPSPDAVSQCLMAGPLVLLYEVGIFSSRFARPEKKKEKTEEKKAEK is encoded by the coding sequence ATGACTGATGAAGCAAAGCAGCCTTTCATGAGCCACCTTGAGGAGCTTAGAAAACGACTTATCCGCGCATTTATCGCAGTAGGCATTGGATTCTGCTGCGCCTATTATTTTGCTGAAGAGCTGTTTGGTATTCTTACCGCGCCACTCACAAAGAACATGCCTGAAGGGAGCAGCCTTATCTTTACAGGCCTTCCGGAGATGTTTTTTATAGAGCTTAAGACCGCATTTGTTGCAGGCATACTGGTAGCATCACCTGTAATCTTTTACCAGATCTGGAAATTCGTTGCGCCAGGTCTTTACCCCGATGAAAAAAGGTATGTTGCGCCCTTTGTCATTTCATCCACAGTGCTTTTTATCTCCGGTGCGCTATTCGGTTATTTTATTGTTTTCCCGGTAGGGTTTAAATTCTTTCTCGGCTATTCAAGCGAAAGCCTCAGGGCCATGCCATCTGTTCAGCAGTATTTTGGTTTCGCCTCAAAGATGCTACTTGCCTTTGGCCTTGTGTTTGAGCTCCCGGTGGTGCTTTTCTTTTTAACCAAGATGGGGCTCGTTACTGTCCCCTTTTTAAAGAAGCACCGTAAGTATGCATTCCTCTTTGCATTTATTGTAGGGGCAATACTTACCCCCTCTCCTGATGCTGTGTCTCAGTGCCTGATGGCAGGGCCTCTGGTCCTTCTGTATGAGGTGGGTATATTCTCTTCGCGCTTTGCCAGGCCTGAGAAAAAAAAGGAGAAAACGGAAGAGAAAAAAGCGGAGAAATAA
- a CDS encoding twin-arginine translocase subunit TatB, with translation MFGIGMTELLVIMVIALIVIGPSKLPDLAKALGKGLAEFKKASQEIKASLNLDEEIRAIKKETTETLHDFQKSIDKAATDMADDAADEAPEVNEALITAPVNEPAADAANPETPSAQASAATEPDNKETPEK, from the coding sequence ATGTTTGGAATAGGAATGACTGAATTATTAGTCATTATGGTAATAGCCCTGATAGTAATAGGGCCGAGCAAGCTGCCTGACCTGGCAAAGGCGCTGGGCAAGGGTCTGGCTGAATTCAAAAAGGCATCCCAGGAGATAAAGGCGAGTTTGAACCTTGATGAAGAGATAAGGGCTATTAAAAAAGAGACAACCGAGACATTACATGACTTCCAAAAGTCTATTGATAAGGCGGCCACAGATATGGCAGATGATGCCGCTGACGAGGCCCCTGAGGTAAATGAGGCGTTAATAACCGCACCGGTAAACGAACCTGCGGCAGATGCCGCAAACCCTGAAACACCCTCTGCACAAGCTTCCGCAGCCACTGAGCCAGATAATAAGGAGACCCCTGAAAAATGA
- a CDS encoding N-acetyltransferase: MIRKAYINEVPQIQRLLNHYGDRGILLPRSLSELYEHLRDFYVVTGDDGSIIAVCALGLCWEDLAEIRSLAVMEQYYGNNYGVMLVKKCMEEAKALGLNKVFTLTYVPEYFKKLGFSIVDKSELPHKVWSDCLKCTKFPNCDEIALTRNI; the protein is encoded by the coding sequence ATGATCAGAAAGGCATATATAAATGAGGTTCCACAGATCCAGCGCCTGCTTAATCATTATGGCGACAGGGGGATACTGCTCCCCCGTTCACTGAGTGAACTGTATGAACACCTGAGGGACTTTTATGTGGTGACAGGCGATGACGGCAGCATAATAGCAGTATGCGCACTCGGATTATGCTGGGAGGACCTTGCAGAGATAAGGTCCCTTGCTGTAATGGAGCAGTATTACGGGAACAATTACGGTGTAATGCTTGTAAAAAAGTGTATGGAAGAGGCAAAGGCCCTCGGGCTTAACAAGGTATTCACACTTACCTATGTGCCGGAATATTTTAAAAAGCTGGGATTCAGTATTGTGGATAAATCGGAACTGCCCCACAAGGTATGGTCAGACTGCCTGAAGTGCACTAAATTCCCAAACTGTGATGAAATTGCGTTAACCAGGAATATTTAA
- a CDS encoding SPOR domain-containing protein: MGKAKEKSRSGQKMIVISRSYAFLLGCFILFLFFWMFVLGVLVGKGVIPGAMFDIKHPINRVRALFGLNEKIEYEPPKEASLDFYADLENKKKKAKIKDLITAEDKIPDQQITLSRDEKGPMSDTGNEVRVVIRSKETGEEATPLIKEDTIQTPLVNEKKEKSLSSSSKELPPDRERVAGEHYSVQIAAISDLTKAKETIKDLVDRGYDAYYYAATVNGKKTFRIMCGRFHDRNDAVKYHLRLKNELGHNGFISKVEAK; encoded by the coding sequence ATGGGCAAGGCAAAAGAAAAATCAAGGTCAGGACAAAAGATGATCGTTATAAGCCGCAGCTACGCCTTCCTGCTTGGCTGCTTTATACTCTTTCTTTTTTTCTGGATGTTTGTCTTAGGGGTGCTGGTCGGAAAAGGGGTTATACCCGGGGCCATGTTTGATATAAAACACCCCATAAACAGGGTCAGGGCGCTTTTTGGCCTGAATGAAAAAATCGAGTATGAACCACCAAAGGAGGCTTCTCTTGATTTTTATGCTGATCTTGAAAATAAAAAAAAGAAGGCAAAGATTAAGGACCTCATTACAGCAGAAGATAAGATCCCTGATCAGCAGATCACCCTTTCACGGGATGAAAAGGGCCCCATGTCTGATACAGGTAATGAGGTAAGGGTGGTAATAAGGTCAAAGGAAACAGGTGAGGAGGCCACTCCCCTCATTAAGGAGGATACCATTCAAACCCCTTTGGTGAATGAGAAAAAGGAAAAAAGTCTCTCTTCATCATCAAAGGAGCTGCCCCCTGATCGTGAAAGAGTGGCGGGGGAACACTATTCCGTGCAGATCGCTGCTATAAGCGACCTCACAAAGGCTAAAGAAACGATAAAAGATCTTGTTGATCGTGGATATGATGCATATTATTATGCAGCTACTGTAAATGGTAAAAAGACCTTTCGCATAATGTGCGGGAGATTCCATGACCGTAACGATGCGGTTAAATACCATCTACGGCTTAAAAATGAACTGGGGCATAATGGTTTTATCTCAAAGGTAGAGGCAAAATGA
- a CDS encoding arginine--tRNA ligase, with amino-acid sequence MKENLNILIKNTLDYCIEEGLLKETTPPNYVVEVPASREHGHLATNLAMMLASSQKRAPRDIAKIIVDNFRDPERFLEKIEIAGPGFINFTISSVEWLKGLKNIIDLDKGYGAAAKRDESVLVEYVSANPTGPLHLGHGRGAALGDTICRILEFRGYEVSREFYINDAGVQIRLLGESVYARWKQMKEPDYPFPEKGYHGDYVIDLAKEIEKEADLSAMDKEAAIITCSEIGKAKMLTELKKDLEQFRVSFDTWFNESDLFKNGLVDKALNEMKEKGKLYEKDGALWISTSGYGDDKDRVIKKQDGQYTYFASDIAYHMDKYRRGFKRALNIWGADHHGYINRVQSALKTNGVSGKWLSVLLIQLVKLWKEGEEIRMSKRAGQYVTMKDLLEEVNVDAARFVFLTKSSDSPLDFDIDMVTKNDNENPVYYVQYAHARICSIFRKAEAEGVDVLPDTDINLLKMLTLEEEIDLIRTLDGFPELLDSICDSFEPHRIVYFLTDLAARFHRYFNLGIKDAENRIITSDVNLSKARLALVAGVRIVLRNGLNLMGVSAPEKM; translated from the coding sequence ATGAAGGAAAATCTCAATATACTTATTAAAAATACCCTTGATTACTGTATAGAAGAGGGGCTTTTAAAGGAGACAACACCCCCTAATTATGTGGTAGAGGTGCCTGCCAGCAGGGAGCACGGCCACCTGGCAACAAACCTTGCCATGATGCTCGCATCATCACAGAAGAGGGCGCCGCGTGACATTGCAAAGATAATAGTGGATAACTTCAGGGACCCTGAGAGGTTTCTTGAAAAGATAGAGATAGCCGGTCCCGGCTTTATCAATTTTACCATCAGCAGCGTAGAGTGGCTCAAAGGTCTTAAAAACATAATTGACCTTGATAAAGGGTATGGTGCAGCAGCAAAGAGGGATGAGAGCGTACTTGTAGAGTATGTAAGCGCAAACCCGACCGGCCCTTTGCACCTTGGTCACGGCAGGGGCGCGGCCCTGGGCGATACCATATGCCGAATCCTTGAGTTCAGGGGATATGAGGTCTCAAGGGAGTTTTATATAAATGATGCGGGTGTGCAGATCAGGCTTTTAGGGGAATCTGTTTACGCAAGATGGAAACAGATGAAGGAGCCGGATTACCCCTTCCCTGAAAAGGGTTACCATGGTGATTATGTTATCGACCTTGCAAAGGAGATAGAAAAAGAGGCAGACCTTTCTGCTATGGATAAAGAGGCTGCAATCATTACCTGTTCCGAGATCGGAAAAGCAAAGATGCTCACGGAACTGAAAAAGGATCTTGAACAGTTCAGGGTCAGTTTTGATACCTGGTTCAATGAATCGGATCTATTTAAAAATGGTCTTGTTGATAAGGCCCTTAATGAGATGAAGGAGAAGGGCAAGCTCTATGAAAAGGATGGTGCCCTCTGGATCAGCACATCCGGTTATGGGGATGACAAGGACAGGGTAATAAAAAAACAGGATGGCCAGTACACATACTTTGCATCTGATATCGCCTATCACATGGATAAATACAGGAGGGGCTTTAAAAGGGCGCTTAACATCTGGGGGGCTGACCATCACGGGTATATAAACAGGGTTCAATCTGCCCTTAAGACCAATGGTGTTTCGGGCAAATGGCTCTCTGTCCTGCTTATACAGCTTGTAAAGCTATGGAAAGAGGGTGAGGAGATAAGGATGTCAAAAAGGGCAGGGCAGTATGTGACCATGAAGGACCTGCTTGAGGAGGTGAATGTTGATGCGGCAAGGTTTGTCTTCCTTACCAAGAGCAGTGATTCTCCCCTTGATTTTGACATAGATATGGTAACAAAGAATGATAATGAAAACCCGGTCTATTATGTGCAGTACGCCCATGCAAGGATATGCAGCATATTCAGGAAGGCAGAGGCAGAGGGTGTTGATGTGCTGCCTGACACGGACATTAACCTTCTTAAGATGCTAACGCTTGAAGAAGAGATAGACCTTATAAGGACGCTTGATGGGTTCCCTGAACTCCTTGACAGTATCTGCGACTCATTTGAGCCACACAGGATTGTCTATTTTCTTACTGATCTTGCAGCCAGATTCCACAGGTATTTCAACCTGGGGATCAAGGATGCGGAAAACAGGATTATCACCAGTGACGTGAATCTTTCAAAGGCCAGGCTTGCCCTTGTGGCAGGGGTAAGGATAGTATTGAGAAACGGGCTGAACCTGATGGGTGTAAGCGCCCCGGAGAAGATGTAG